The following proteins come from a genomic window of Haliaeetus albicilla chromosome 23, bHalAlb1.1, whole genome shotgun sequence:
- the LOC138690686 gene encoding G-protein coupled receptor 12-like — MLHGPAAMGEPWQPQPQQQRLPGLGNASEPSAWPSAAAGGPGTAAPGGGGGGGGGGGGGGGGGGGAGAGAGAGAGGAVSPWDIALCATGTAVAGENALVLAVLFYTPSLRAPMFLLIGSLALADLLAGLGLVANFAVRYLLRPPSEAAELGAAGLLLAAFSASVCSLLAITVDRYLSLYNALTYHSERTLGFTCAMVLLMWVLCLGVGLLPLLGWNCLRDQSACSILRPVTKDNAAVLAVTFLLLFALMMQLYLQICKIAFRHAQQIAVQHQFIATAQATSTRKGLSTLSLILGTFALCWIPFAIYSLVADSSYPAVYTYSLALPATCNSLINPIIYAFRNPDIQKSLWLACCGCVPSTFSSRPRTSSDV, encoded by the coding sequence ATGCTGCACGGCCCCGCCGCCATGGGGGAACCGTGGCAGCcgcagccgcagcagcagcggcTCCCGGGGCTCGGCAACGCCTCGGAGCCCAGCGCCTGGCCgtcggcggcggcgggcgggccggggacggcggcgccgggcggcggaggcggcggcggcggcggcggcggcggcggcggcggcggcggcggcggggccggggccggggccggggccggggccgggggggccgtGAGCCCCTGGGACATCGCGCTGTGCGCGACGGGGACGGCGGTGGCGGGGGAGAACGCGCTGGTGCTGGCCGTGCTGTTCTACACGCCGAGCCTGCGGGCGCCCATGTTCCTGCTGATCGGCAGCCTGGCCCTGGCCGACCTGCTggccgggctggggctggtggccaACTTCGCCGTGCGGTACCTGCTGCGGCCGCCCAGCGAGGCGGCGGAgctgggggcggcggggctgctgctggccgcCTTCTCCGCCTCGGTCTGCAGCCTGCTGGCCATCACGGTGGACCGCTACCTGTCGCTGTACAACGCCCTCACCTACCACAGCGAGCGCACGCTGGGCTTCACCTGCGCCATGGTGCTGCTGATGTGGGTGCTGTGCCTCGGCGTGGGGCTCCTGCCGCTGCTGGGCTGGAACTGCCTGCGGGACCAGAGCGCCTGCAGCATCCTGCGGCCCGTCACCAAGGACAACGCGGCGGTGCTGGCCGTCACCTTCCTGCTCCTCTTCGCCCTCATGATGCAGCTCTACCTGCAGATCTGCAAGATCGCCTTCCGGCACGCTCAGCAGATCGCCGTGCAGCACCAGTTCATCGCCACGGCGCAGGCCACCTCCACCCGCAAAGGGCTCTCCACCCTCTCGCTCATCCTCGGCACCTTCGCCCTGTGCTGGATCCCCTTCGCCATCTACTCCTTGGTGGCCGACTCCAGCTACCCCGCGGTCTACACCTACTCCCTGGCGCTGCCCGCCACCTGCAACTCCCTCATCAACCCCATCATCTACGCCTTCAGGAACCCCGACATCCAGAAGTCGCTCTGGCTGGCCTGCTGCGGGTGCGTCCCttccaccttctcctccagaCCAAGGACATCCAGCGACGTGTGA
- the LOC104318804 gene encoding actin-binding protein WASF3-like: protein MPLVKRNIEPRHLCRGALPEGVTSELECVTNSTLAAIIKQLGSLSRHAEDIFGELFNEANSFYMRMNSLQERVDLLVIKVTQLDSTVEEVSLQDINMRKAFKSSTVQNQQVVSRNSIPNPVMEMYQRCDKPPPLNILTPYRDDKKDGLKFYTDPSYFFNLWKEKMLQATEDKRKEKRRQKEQRLVEDSTREVKKVRKARNRRLEWNMMAYDKEFRPDNRSYASDAADHSYPASPNHPAQLLAPASHLAPAEHKEGVLAAAPPQEHVYRPAPAAGSRQNSLNRLQQPHAPQPPEAILNGPRPHLVKDYGPQPVPMAEYFVPPAPPPPPPVIPSAQTAFDSPISAPPALAPGSAAPPSYAPSPPPAPPGPYSASPPQAGPMGPPVAPPPPPPGPPAVAASPAHSASPPAPAVEPRKPQIPLMPMSDARSDLLAAIRRGIQLRKVQEQWEQEAKKEPVGNDVATILSRRIAVEYSESDDDSELDDNEWSD, encoded by the exons ATGCCACTGGTGAAGAGGAATATCGAGCCCCGGCATCTATGCCGGGGGGCTCTTCCTGAGGGGGTGACGAGTGAGCTGGAATGTGTCACCAACAGCACGCTGGCTGCCATCATCAAGCAACTGGGCAGCCTCA GCAGGCACGCGGAGGACATCTTCGGCGAGCTGTTCAATGAAGCCAACAGTTTCTACATGCGGATGAACTCGTTGCAGGAGAGGGTCGACCTGCTGGTCATCAAAGTGACGCAGCTGGACTCCACTGTGGAGGAag TTTCGCTGCAGGACATCAACATGCGGAAAGCCTTCAAGAGCTCCACGGTGCAGAACCAGCAGGTCGTGTCTCGCAACTCCATCCCCAACCCAGTGATGGAGATGTACCAGCGCTGCGACAAGCCCCCGCCACTCAACATCCTCACGCCCTACAG agATGACAAAAAGGACGGCCTCAAGTTCTACACCGACCCCTCCTACTTCTTCAACttatggaaagagaaaatgttgcAGGCGACAGAAGATAAGAGAAAGGAGAAGCGCAGGCAGAAG GAGCAGCGGCTGGTGGAGGATTCCACCCGGGAGGTGAAGAAAGTGAGGAAAGCCCGCAACCGGCGCCTGGAGTGGAACATGATGGCGTATGATAAAGAGTTCCGACCCGATAACAG ATCCTACGCGTCGGACGCGGCCGACCACTCGTACCCGGCGAGCCCCAACCACCCCGCACAGCTGCTGGCCCCGGCGTCCCACCTGGCCCCGGCGGAGCACAAGGAGGGGGTGCTggcagccgcccccccccaggagcaTGTCTACCGCCCGGCGCCGGCAGCGGGCAGCCGGCAGAACAGCCTCAACCGCCTCCAGCAGCCCCACGCGCCGCAGCCGCCCGAGGCCATCCTCAATGGGCCAAGACCTCACTTAGTCAAGGATTACGG CCCACAGCCGGTGCCGATGGCAGAGTACTTCGTGCcacccgccccgccgcccccgccgcccgtcATCCCCTCCGCGCAGACCGCCTTCGACAGCCCCATTTCggctccccctgccctggcccccGGCTcggccgcccccccctcctACGCACCCTCACCgccccccgcaccccccggCCCCTACTCCGCTTCCCCACCTCAGGCCGGCCCCATGGGACCCCCGGTGGCacctccaccaccaccgccGGGACCCCCCGCCGTTGCCGCCTCGCCGGCACACTCGGCGTCGCCGCCGGCCCCTGCTGTGGAGCCTCGGAAGCCGCAGATCCCGCTGATGCCCATGAGCGATGCCCGGAGCGACCTGCTGGCAGCCATCCGCAGGG GAATCCAACTCCGGAAAGTCCAGGAGCAGTGGGAACAAGAGGCCAAAAAAGAGCCTGTGGGCAATGACGTGGCGACGATCCTGTCCCGCCGGATCGCGGTGGAGTACAGCGAGTCCGACGATGACTCCGAGCTGGACGATAACGAGTGGTCGGACTGA